Proteins encoded together in one Marinithermus hydrothermalis DSM 14884 window:
- a CDS encoding rod shape-determining protein — protein MFRGEDIGIDLGTASVLVYVRGKGIVLREPSVIAMVRDTKEVKAVGAEAYRMLGRTPGNIVAVRPMRDGVIADYTLTERMLTMFLKKVLAPTARLFKPQVMVGVPSGVTEVERRAVVQAIVEAGAKRAFLIEEPLAAAIGAGINIAEPTGSMVVDIGGGSTDIAVMSLGGIVQSESLRIAGNEFDDAIIRYVRRTHNLLIGERTAEEIKIRIGAAKIMSDEDRLVAEVRGRDLITGLPKTVEVRTEDVVDALSEPLEKIVLGVRRVLENTPPELVSDIVDRGILLTGGGALLKHLDALLQEATGVPVVVAENALDAVAVGTGRALEMIPVLKDTLISSDNVLKR, from the coding sequence ATGTTTAGGGGCGAGGATATCGGGATCGACTTGGGTACCGCCTCCGTCCTGGTGTACGTGCGGGGGAAGGGCATCGTGCTGCGCGAGCCCTCGGTGATCGCAATGGTGCGGGACACCAAGGAGGTAAAGGCGGTGGGGGCGGAGGCGTACCGCATGCTGGGGCGCACGCCCGGCAATATCGTAGCGGTGCGGCCAATGCGGGACGGGGTCATCGCGGACTATACCCTGACCGAGCGGATGCTCACCATGTTTTTGAAGAAGGTGCTGGCGCCCACGGCGCGCCTGTTCAAACCGCAGGTCATGGTGGGCGTGCCCTCGGGGGTGACCGAGGTGGAGCGGCGCGCGGTGGTGCAGGCCATCGTCGAGGCCGGCGCCAAGCGCGCCTTCTTGATCGAGGAGCCCCTTGCGGCCGCGATCGGCGCGGGCATCAACATCGCTGAGCCCACCGGCAGCATGGTGGTGGATATCGGGGGCGGCTCGACGGACATCGCGGTCATGTCCCTCGGCGGCATCGTGCAGTCCGAGTCGCTGCGCATCGCGGGGAACGAGTTCGACGACGCGATCATCCGCTACGTGCGGCGCACGCACAACCTCTTGATCGGTGAACGCACCGCGGAGGAGATCAAGATCCGGATCGGAGCGGCCAAGATCATGTCCGACGAGGACCGGCTGGTCGCCGAAGTGCGGGGGCGCGACCTGATCACGGGCCTGCCCAAGACCGTCGAGGTCCGGACCGAGGACGTGGTGGACGCCCTGAGCGAGCCGCTGGAGAAGATCGTGCTCGGCGTGCGCCGGGTGCTCGAGAACACGCCCCCCGAGCTCGTCTCGGACATCGTGGACCGCGGCATCCTCCTCACCGGGGGCGGGGCGCTCCTCAAGCACCTGGACGCCCTCTTGCAGGAAGCGACCGGCGTACCGGTCGTGGTGGCCGAGAACGCCCTGGACGCGGTCGCGGTGGGTACCGGCCGGGCCCTCGAGATGATCCCGGTCCTGAAGGACACCCTGATCTCTTCGGATAACGTGCTCAAACGCTAA
- the fabZ gene encoding 3-hydroxyacyl-ACP dehydratase FabZ, with protein MNITEIMQILPHRYPFLLVDRVLEADDKRFKAIKNVTMNEPHFQGHFPDYPVMPGVLILEAMAQASVAVVVHQPEFKPGGLVFLVGVDRVRFKRQVVPGDTLVMEGELLTYRRGLGKVRVRATVNEELAAQAEISFVVREGA; from the coding sequence ATGAATATTACCGAGATTATGCAGATCCTCCCGCACCGGTACCCGTTCCTCCTGGTGGACCGGGTGCTCGAGGCGGACGACAAGCGCTTTAAAGCCATCAAAAACGTGACCATGAATGAGCCCCACTTCCAGGGGCACTTTCCGGACTACCCGGTGATGCCCGGGGTGCTGATCCTCGAGGCGATGGCCCAGGCTTCGGTAGCCGTGGTGGTGCACCAGCCCGAGTTCAAGCCGGGCGGTTTGGTTTTCCTGGTGGGGGTGGACCGGGTGCGTTTCAAGCGCCAGGTCGTGCCGGGAGACACCCTGGTGATGGAGGGGGAACTCCTGACCTACCGGCGGGGTTTGGGTAAGGTCCGGGTGCGGGCCACGGTGAACGAGGAGCTCGCCGCGCAGGCGGAGATCAGCTTCGTGGTCAGGGAGGGCGCATGA
- a CDS encoding UDP-3-O-acyl-N-acetylglucosamine deacetylase — translation MTVEGVGLHTGAPARVRFHLEEGPVRFRVGRVEIPARASRVVETTRATVLGGEGVRLATVEHLLAALFLRGIWTGLVIEVEGPELPILDGSAAEWLAVLEGLTPAPLPAARVPERIRVGDASSTVMAEPAEGFSVTVSIFFKHPRIGYQSFESPPRALREVADARTFGFAHEAEALRAQGLIQGASLRSVLVYGERAPLNPPRGVDEPVRHKALDFLGDLYLAGRPPLGRFVVHRGAHRWHVELARRLEAVWQS, via the coding sequence GTGACGGTTGAGGGGGTGGGGTTGCACACCGGCGCACCCGCGAGGGTGCGGTTTCACCTGGAGGAGGGGCCGGTGCGTTTCCGGGTGGGGCGGGTAGAGATCCCGGCCCGGGCTTCGCGCGTGGTGGAGACCACGCGCGCGACCGTGCTGGGTGGGGAGGGGGTGCGGCTCGCGACGGTGGAGCACCTCCTCGCGGCCCTCTTCCTGCGGGGGATCTGGACGGGACTGGTGATCGAGGTCGAGGGACCCGAGCTCCCTATCCTGGACGGCAGCGCGGCGGAGTGGCTCGCGGTGCTGGAGGGGCTGACGCCTGCTCCGCTCCCGGCCGCGCGCGTCCCGGAGCGCATCCGGGTCGGGGACGCATCCAGCACGGTCATGGCCGAGCCCGCGGAGGGCTTTTCCGTAACGGTCTCCATCTTCTTCAAGCACCCCCGGATCGGGTACCAGAGCTTCGAAAGCCCACCCCGCGCGCTCCGTGAGGTCGCGGACGCCCGCACCTTCGGGTTTGCGCACGAGGCGGAGGCCCTGCGCGCCCAAGGGCTGATCCAAGGGGCCTCTCTCCGGTCGGTGCTCGTGTACGGGGAGCGTGCGCCGTTAAACCCTCCCCGTGGGGTAGACGAGCCGGTACGGCATAAGGCGTTAGACTTTTTGGGGGATCTCTACCTCGCCGGTAGGCCTCCGTTGGGACGCTTTGTAGTCCACCGGGGCGCGCACCGGTGGCACGTGGAACTGGCAAGACGCTTGGAGGCGGTATGGCAGAGCTAA
- a CDS encoding S4 domain-containing protein, translating to MDVIAFIKRARGGRVVETPFLDPEDQARLQVLAEREGVRLAWFGGLPGAARRVGVLYPGHVPAVSDPTRVLEVVGEGDLEARVQAWLDPALRGEVRATEDGVLVVTTEKGRKQLVAAGLEVRELPQAARRRTRERVVVVPSLRVDVVGAKGFGTSRNYFVQGVKAGKVRIGGRVARAKDVVAEGDVLVAEGLGQLTVLRVLGRTTRGNVKLEVRLER from the coding sequence ATGGACGTGATCGCCTTCATCAAGCGCGCCCGCGGAGGGCGCGTGGTCGAGACCCCGTTTCTGGATCCGGAGGACCAGGCGCGCCTGCAGGTTCTCGCGGAGCGGGAGGGGGTGCGCCTCGCCTGGTTCGGGGGCCTGCCCGGCGCGGCGCGGCGCGTGGGCGTGCTGTACCCCGGGCACGTGCCCGCGGTGAGCGACCCCACGCGCGTCCTCGAGGTCGTGGGGGAAGGGGACCTCGAGGCGCGGGTGCAGGCCTGGCTCGACCCAGCCCTCCGGGGTGAGGTGCGGGCCACGGAGGACGGGGTGCTCGTGGTGACGACCGAGAAGGGGCGCAAGCAGCTTGTGGCGGCGGGCCTCGAGGTGCGCGAGCTTCCGCAGGCGGCGCGGCGTCGTACGCGGGAGCGGGTGGTGGTGGTGCCGTCCCTGCGCGTGGACGTGGTGGGCGCCAAGGGGTTCGGCACCTCCCGCAACTACTTCGTGCAGGGGGTGAAGGCTGGGAAGGTGCGGATCGGGGGGCGCGTCGCGCGGGCGAAGGACGTGGTGGCCGAGGGGGACGTGCTGGTGGCTGAGGGGCTCGGCCAACTCACGGTGCTGCGCGTGCTGGGCCGGACCACGCGGGGGAACGTGAAGCTCGAGGTGCGGCTAGAGCGGTGA
- the lpxD gene encoding UDP-3-O-(3-hydroxymyristoyl)glucosamine N-acyltransferase, with translation MRLAEIAVALSGRLEGPDREVARLAAPDQAQPGDLVAIREARWLAPALEARAAVVVDEATVLPEGTSAVRVASVAAVWPRLLDLFAWEDDWGKGVHPTAWVEPGAEIAPTASVGAFACVRRGAVVGPGAVVGPYAYVGEDCRVEAGAVLEPRVTLHRGTVVGPRCRVMAGAVIGAAGFGFQDGQRLMHTGRVVLEEGVEVGPQAVIERSVVGEARVGAHTKIGGAVYVGHNARIGRGVVIVSQTGLGGSVTLEDGVILAGQVGVADHVTVGAGARVGAKGGVTKNVPPGETWGGVPARPLREYWRRLALLDRLEELLKRLKEGQRDG, from the coding sequence ATGCGGCTCGCTGAGATCGCGGTGGCGCTCTCCGGTCGCCTCGAAGGGCCGGACCGTGAGGTGGCCCGCCTGGCTGCCCCCGACCAGGCCCAGCCCGGGGATCTCGTGGCGATCCGGGAGGCGCGCTGGCTCGCGCCGGCCCTCGAGGCCCGCGCCGCGGTGGTGGTGGACGAGGCTACGGTCCTGCCGGAAGGCACGAGCGCGGTCCGGGTGGCTTCGGTGGCGGCCGTGTGGCCCCGGCTATTGGACCTCTTCGCCTGGGAGGACGACTGGGGGAAGGGGGTGCACCCCACCGCCTGGGTTGAACCCGGCGCCGAGATCGCGCCCACCGCGAGCGTGGGCGCGTTCGCCTGCGTGCGCCGCGGTGCGGTGGTCGGTCCGGGCGCGGTCGTCGGCCCCTACGCCTACGTGGGCGAGGACTGCCGCGTTGAGGCCGGCGCGGTCCTCGAGCCGCGCGTTACGCTGCACCGCGGCACGGTGGTGGGGCCGCGGTGCCGGGTGATGGCCGGGGCGGTGATCGGCGCGGCGGGGTTCGGCTTCCAAGACGGGCAGCGCCTTATGCACACCGGCCGGGTGGTGCTCGAGGAAGGCGTCGAGGTCGGTCCTCAGGCGGTGATCGAGCGGAGCGTGGTGGGGGAGGCGCGCGTGGGGGCGCACACCAAGATCGGCGGCGCGGTGTACGTGGGGCACAACGCCCGCATCGGGCGGGGCGTGGTGATCGTGAGCCAGACCGGCTTGGGGGGCAGCGTGACGCTAGAGGACGGGGTGATCCTCGCCGGGCAGGTGGGGGTCGCGGACCACGTGACCGTAGGGGCCGGGGCCCGCGTGGGCGCGAAGGGCGGTGTGACGAAGAACGTGCCGCCCGGCGAGACCTGGGGCGGGGTGCCCGCGCGTCCTCTGCGCGAGTACTGGCGGCGTTTGGCGCTTTTGGACCGGCTCGAGGAACTCCTCAAGCGGCTGAAGGAGGGACAGCGTGACGGTTGA
- a CDS encoding ABC transporter ATP-binding protein produces the protein MRLIRLLRPYWRELLLALFLAALPAAAQAALPPLLVKPLLDEVLAEGRYDQLRALLGVAAGLLGLVALGGYAQEAFMGYLSVRVPRELRERIQARLLQADLARLPAAPAALAGRILADLRELESFIFFGLGALLVQGALLLALLVALLVLYPKLTLALVALLPPLWLLFGWVGRRVAAASGRTQAAAERVAGRLAEGFSRLELIRAQNLADFARERFRQESRAYYRLGLARALTAALHLPLSQLATAVVALALLWLGARAVEAGAMTTGDLTAYLTYLGLAVSPMQTLSRAGMLFAQAEGAAARLVDLLHLPETPPSGGYRPERLEGRIEFREVRFAYPEGRAALEGVTFTLEPGTLNALVGPSGAGKSTVLRLILGLYRPAAGEVRLDGRPLWAYDLELVRRVVAWVPQEPAFFGGTVRENLEALAPGVSAAAMREALETVQLWEELSAGLETPVHEETGGLSVGQKQRLAIAAALLRDARVLLLDEVTSALDPISEARVLTALEAARAGRTVLVVAHRLHTVRQADRILVMQAGRVVETGTHAELVARGGLYTRLTEQLA, from the coding sequence GTGCGCCTGATCCGTCTGCTCAGGCCGTACTGGCGCGAGCTGTTGCTGGCGCTCTTCCTCGCCGCGCTGCCCGCGGCGGCGCAAGCCGCGCTGCCGCCCTTGCTCGTCAAGCCGCTGTTGGACGAGGTGCTCGCCGAGGGGCGCTACGACCAGTTGCGGGCGTTGCTCGGGGTCGCAGCCGGCCTCCTCGGCCTCGTCGCGCTCGGCGGGTACGCGCAGGAAGCGTTTATGGGGTACCTCTCGGTGCGCGTGCCGCGCGAGCTGCGGGAGCGGATCCAGGCCCGGCTCCTCCAGGCGGACCTCGCCCGCCTCCCCGCCGCGCCCGCGGCGCTCGCCGGCCGGATCCTCGCCGACCTCAGGGAACTCGAGAGCTTCATCTTCTTCGGGTTGGGAGCGCTGCTCGTGCAGGGGGCGCTGCTTTTGGCGCTCCTTGTGGCGCTCTTGGTCCTGTACCCCAAGCTCACCCTGGCCCTCGTCGCGCTGCTGCCCCCCCTGTGGCTGCTGTTTGGCTGGGTGGGGCGGCGGGTCGCGGCGGCGAGCGGCCGCACCCAGGCCGCGGCCGAGCGGGTTGCTGGGCGGCTCGCCGAGGGGTTCAGCCGCCTCGAGCTGATCCGCGCCCAGAACCTCGCGGACTTCGCGCGGGAGCGGTTCCGTCAGGAGAGTCGCGCCTACTACCGGTTGGGCCTTGCCCGGGCGCTCACCGCGGCCTTGCACCTGCCCCTATCCCAGCTGGCCACGGCGGTGGTGGCGCTGGCGCTGTTGTGGCTGGGAGCCCGGGCGGTCGAGGCGGGAGCCATGACGACCGGGGACCTCACCGCTTACCTCACCTACCTGGGCCTGGCCGTCTCCCCGATGCAGACCCTCTCCCGCGCCGGGATGCTCTTCGCGCAGGCGGAGGGGGCCGCCGCGCGGCTCGTGGACCTCCTGCACCTTCCCGAAACGCCCCCCTCTGGAGGGTACCGGCCGGAGCGGCTCGAGGGGCGGATCGAGTTTCGCGAAGTGCGCTTCGCCTACCCGGAGGGGCGCGCGGCCCTTGAGGGGGTGACATTCACCCTCGAGCCCGGCACGCTGAACGCCCTCGTGGGGCCTTCGGGTGCGGGGAAGAGCACCGTGCTGCGCCTGATCCTGGGGCTGTACCGCCCCGCGGCGGGGGAGGTGCGCTTGGACGGGCGGCCGCTTTGGGCGTACGACCTGGAGCTGGTGCGCCGGGTGGTGGCCTGGGTTCCGCAGGAACCCGCGTTCTTCGGGGGGACGGTGCGGGAGAACCTCGAGGCCCTCGCGCCCGGGGTGAGTGCAGCGGCGATGCGGGAGGCGCTCGAGACGGTCCAGCTTTGGGAGGAGCTCTCCGCGGGACTGGAAACCCCGGTGCACGAGGAGACGGGCGGGCTTTCCGTGGGGCAGAAGCAGCGCCTCGCGATCGCCGCGGCCTTGCTGCGCGACGCGCGCGTGCTCTTGCTGGACGAGGTGACCAGCGCGCTCGACCCGATCTCCGAGGCCCGCGTCCTCACGGCGCTCGAGGCGGCCCGGGCGGGACGTACGGTCCTCGTGGTCGCTCACCGGCTGCACACCGTGCGGCAGGCGGACCGTATCCTGGTGATGCAGGCGGGGCGCGTGGTGGAGACGGGCACCCACGCGGAGCTCGTGGCGCGGGGGGGGTTGTACACCCGCCTCACCGAGCAACTGGCGTAG
- the lpxA gene encoding acyl-ACP--UDP-N-acetylglucosamine O-acyltransferase, with protein MTRVHPTAVVAPDARLGEGVVVGPYAVIEEGVEIGPGTVIGPHVVIHSGVRIGAKNRIHAHAVIGDQPQDLSYDGAPTRVEIGDENVIREGVTIHRATRPDRPTRVGSRCFLMAYSHVGHDCQVGDDVILTNGVLLGGHVVIEDRAVLGGGVGVHQFARVGRLAMVGALVKVTQDVLPFMLVEGKPARHYRLNTVGLRRAGVNGERYRALEQAFRALRAGKGLNGVPLTPEVAHLKAFLEAPTKRGITGFVR; from the coding sequence ATGACCCGGGTGCACCCGACCGCGGTGGTAGCGCCGGACGCGCGCCTAGGCGAGGGCGTGGTAGTGGGCCCATACGCGGTGATCGAGGAGGGGGTGGAGATCGGGCCGGGGACCGTGATCGGTCCGCACGTGGTGATCCACTCCGGGGTCCGGATCGGGGCGAAGAACCGCATCCACGCGCACGCGGTGATCGGAGACCAGCCGCAGGACCTGAGTTACGACGGTGCCCCCACCCGCGTGGAGATCGGGGACGAGAACGTGATCCGCGAGGGGGTGACGATCCACCGCGCCACGCGCCCGGACCGGCCCACCCGCGTGGGCTCCCGCTGCTTCTTAATGGCTTACAGCCACGTGGGGCACGACTGCCAGGTGGGGGACGACGTAATCCTCACGAACGGCGTCCTCCTCGGGGGTCACGTGGTGATCGAGGACCGTGCGGTGCTCGGCGGGGGGGTCGGGGTGCACCAGTTCGCGCGTGTGGGCCGGCTCGCGATGGTCGGGGCGCTCGTGAAGGTCACGCAGGACGTGCTGCCGTTTATGCTCGTGGAAGGCAAACCCGCCCGCCACTACCGGCTCAACACCGTAGGCCTTCGGCGCGCTGGCGTGAACGGCGAACGTTACCGGGCCCTCGAGCAGGCCTTCCGCGCCCTGCGCGCCGGGAAAGGGTTGAACGGCGTGCCCCTGACGCCTGAGGTCGCGCACCTCAAGGCCTTCCTCGAGGCCCCCACGAAGCGCGGCATCACGGGGTTTGTGCGGTGA
- a CDS encoding chlorite dismutase family protein, translating to MAERPERPKPQIREYNERPTRRMTDMDPAGLVVKKEPDRAKRQFMNYAFFKLDPAFRRLEPSEKERAKAEFAEVVERWAERGEGFIVRTYSLVGVRSDADFMIWRIAFDVREFQAMQRELNRTHLAGYLTQPYSFLSMQKRSIYVDRFNPEGEGVELRPGEGQYLFVYPFVKKRDWYRLTPQTRQGMMDEHIYVSAPFEGVRLNTSYSYGLDDQEFVVAFDSNYPQEFVDLVHRLRFTEASMYTLRDTPMFTCIKKEIREIMDDLA from the coding sequence ATGGCAGAGCGACCCGAACGCCCCAAACCCCAGATCCGCGAGTACAACGAGCGGCCCACCCGCCGCATGACCGATATGGACCCCGCGGGCCTCGTGGTCAAGAAGGAACCCGACCGGGCCAAGCGGCAGTTCATGAACTACGCCTTCTTCAAGCTGGACCCGGCCTTCCGTCGCCTCGAGCCGAGCGAGAAGGAGCGGGCCAAGGCCGAGTTCGCGGAGGTCGTGGAGCGGTGGGCGGAGCGCGGCGAAGGGTTCATCGTGCGCACCTACTCCCTGGTGGGGGTGCGCAGCGACGCGGACTTCATGATCTGGCGCATCGCCTTCGATGTGCGTGAGTTCCAAGCGATGCAGCGTGAGCTGAACCGCACGCACCTCGCGGGGTACCTGACCCAACCCTACTCCTTCCTCTCCATGCAGAAGCGCTCGATCTACGTGGATCGCTTCAATCCTGAGGGGGAGGGGGTCGAGCTCCGGCCGGGCGAGGGGCAGTACCTGTTCGTATATCCCTTCGTCAAGAAACGCGACTGGTACCGGCTCACCCCCCAGACCCGCCAGGGCATGATGGACGAGCACATCTACGTCTCCGCCCCGTTCGAAGGCGTGCGCCTCAACACCTCGTACTCCTACGGCCTCGACGACCAGGAGTTCGTGGTGGCCTTCGACTCCAACTACCCCCAGGAGTTCGTGGACCTGGTGCACCGCCTGCGGTTCACCGAGGCCTCGATGTACACCCTGCGCGACACCCCCATGTTCACCTGCATTAAGAAGGAGATCCGCGAGATCATGGACGACCTGGCCTAA
- a CDS encoding Gfo/Idh/MocA family protein, with amino-acid sequence MAELNVGVVGVGVMGTYHAQIYAGLPGARLVGVADPDPLRRQVLERDLEVPAYADPYALIGKVDAVSVASPTSLHYEHVKTFLEAGVHVLVEKPMVPRLEEARHLAALAERKGLVLQVGHIMRFYRAVEEMPRLLRNPIVIEARRVGNNRRIRDIGVILDLMIHDLDVLLLLLRERPRRWQVVGHHLGAVEEYAHAVLEFPSGTKAVLTASRLSAQAERSLAITQEDEVIRMDFTNDPYTEVSIYRAAGEQNGKTEVQVARTSIHNENPLRRELKHFIDRILRGVEPIGTLEDDLTTLEIALALRQSLHEVVA; translated from the coding sequence ATGGCAGAGCTAAACGTTGGGGTCGTCGGCGTCGGGGTGATGGGCACCTACCACGCGCAGATCTACGCAGGACTGCCAGGCGCCCGCCTCGTCGGCGTGGCCGACCCGGACCCCCTGAGGCGGCAGGTGCTCGAGCGGGACCTTGAGGTCCCGGCCTACGCCGACCCGTACGCCCTGATCGGGAAGGTGGACGCGGTCAGCGTCGCCTCGCCCACCTCGTTGCACTACGAGCACGTCAAGACCTTCCTCGAGGCTGGCGTGCACGTTCTGGTGGAAAAGCCGATGGTTCCCCGACTGGAAGAGGCCCGCCACCTGGCGGCGCTGGCCGAGCGGAAGGGGCTGGTCTTGCAGGTGGGGCATATCATGCGGTTTTACCGCGCGGTGGAGGAGATGCCCCGGCTCCTCCGGAACCCCATCGTGATCGAGGCCCGCCGCGTGGGGAACAACCGCCGCATCCGGGATATCGGGGTGATTCTGGACCTGATGATCCACGACCTGGACGTGCTTCTCCTGCTACTGCGCGAGCGGCCCCGGCGTTGGCAGGTGGTGGGGCACCACCTGGGGGCGGTGGAGGAGTACGCCCACGCGGTGCTCGAGTTCCCCTCGGGCACCAAGGCGGTCTTGACCGCGAGCCGGCTCTCGGCGCAGGCCGAACGTTCCCTCGCGATCACCCAGGAGGACGAGGTGATCCGCATGGACTTCACCAACGATCCCTACACCGAGGTCTCCATCTACCGCGCGGCCGGCGAGCAGAACGGCAAGACCGAGGTCCAGGTCGCGCGTACCTCGATCCACAACGAGAACCCCCTGCGCCGCGAGCTCAAGCACTTCATCGACCGGATCCTACGGGGCGTGGAGCCCATCGGCACCCTCGAGGACGACCTCACGACCCTGGAGATCGCCCTGGCTTTGCGTCAAAGCCTGCACGAGGTGGTGGCATGA